A region from the Euleptes europaea isolate rEulEur1 chromosome 13, rEulEur1.hap1, whole genome shotgun sequence genome encodes:
- the LOC130485912 gene encoding RIMS-binding protein 3A-like: protein MTKDSPSDGGGSPAPLRPPQQTPHKAPCQHSAGSGANSSGCGPPPSPFHDDHRRELETLRAKLEEERLHSREARRCFAVEARELRQAAEQDRQLLADQLRSKWEQQRARELHQLREATARHREAEIRQLMRWKEAELREAQELLWQERDAAMRQARDLQRQLAKELVSHGGGSSRGEGGASGGGPNAESHTKLQEVLGKLRWEVDGDQAARIRHLKAELELERSLFLKYILEPFEGEPLPVGSPHRFSQASSPQHLGRARPHSWQSRTAASTPDVTSVFRSRSLVNNPSRGESPCRHPLLEEGSPSDSSCQERSQKKALGKELDVEKESKQEASVDSPPKGRVGTWGAAGECAQEAQPQQGWLSGNSYNQLVKQNTDLLKALRELEQRCTRLREENTLLRRSSFPDRVKWLKRKAAELAVIAQRLDESSKKFQELRLLKLCENLRREVEEKQKRCDEIELKLNTMLSENARLSEENSQLQKENKQEEKIENENADLKVKLMQATDERNSAVQLAEGLEAKIENLEQVIKDMKQTAERQQRSKSEHEKTLLELQKKEEEIQRLQQAQREIKRHYEEEVQLLDAEVNELENHYHSQTEHFDLLSQELERLQIQKSGILGSELSQATCSSTGTSCPEKWEQETYHALHCSDSTNDEDRASVASVDLIKSPSKLRVFLARDSYDPFNGPNKTPEAELPLTAGEYVYVCGDMDEDGFYEGELMDGRRGMVPSNMVEEVAGNDLISFIPSEPSDISYNSFHETSFPCQCASSDRRSSSPDEEDVCVSLLSKTPEGTVRDAQAAVPYPQNVTLLKQSARSIVIGWDPPQVPKSWGEVLSYNIYVNAELRQNVKEGSEMRTVIENLDLKLQTYRISVQSVTDKGHSDEMQCTFLVGNTSHIAPTLPNLRNITATSAEVTWLPSNSNYTHAVYLNEKKYGVTKAGVHWCTFQNLRPSTRYSVKVVPLVPNEALVYPQRGLEQGSTEVTFTTPSAGPPDAPLDVQVHAGSSADFLVINWLPVTIHASGTSNGVQVIGYAIYVSGQKVTEIMSPTAGSVSLEVSQLKMLQGPQTVSVRTVSPFGESGDSVQTLIPSTLLKVPHTLFSKYVASGLTFNESLESEGRPVPATTCTSSSSFSHMCVSNPDTSFTAHFTANCKDSVGPMPMDSISQNHNPFSHSHTMTTSHIVRDENNGDSISQISAGKQTLQQPFSALWHERSANSTPTVVEAFAEEADKDEDVGAKICLQEAPDKFPEDQMEQIQQPCKELSILSVSELEAQEDRTSRTGSWRSSLGDYSHNSDLSDIEEEEEEEDQESKLSISGEHACEPQGKAESPIELAKDKIITMTLRGDQTVTPSVSNSGPRRNVAAGDSVCDDSERVFVALFDYDPTTMSPNSDADEEELPFKKGQILKVIGDKDADGFYRGECEGKKGLIPGNMVSEMRIDSMEVKKQLLKKAYEG from the coding sequence ATGACCAAGGACAGTCCCTCAGATGGGGGTGGCAGTCCTGCGCCCCTGCGCCCCCCTCAACAGACCCCACACAAAGCACCCTGCCAGCACTCCGCTGGCAGCGGGGCAAACAGCAGCGGCTGCGGCCCACCCCCATCTCCTTTCCACGACGACCACCGGCGGGAACTAGAGACGCTGAGGGCCAAGTTGGAAGAGGAGCGCCTGCACTCTCGAGAGGCCCGGCGTTGTTTCGCCGTCGAGGCTCGGGAGCTCCGCCAGGCCGCCGAACAAGACCGGCAGCTGCTGGCTGACCAGCTCCGCTCCAAATGGGAGCAGCAGCGGGCCCGCGAGCTCCACCAGCTGAGGGAGGCCACCGCGAGACACCGCGAGGCCGAGATCCGGCAGCTGATGCGCTGGAAAGAGGCCGAGCTGCGTGAGGCCCAGGAGCTCCTGTGGCAGGAGCGCGATGCTGCCATGCGGCAGGCCCGGGACTTGCAGCGTCAGCTGGCCAAAGAGCTGGTCAGCcatggcggcggcagcagccgtgGAGAAGGAGGAGCCTCGGGCGGGGGGCCTAACGCCGAGTCCCACACCAAACTCCAAGAAGTCCTGGGCAAGCTCCGGTGGGAGGTCGACGGCGACCAGGCCGCTAGGATCCGCCACCTCAAAGCCGAGCTGGAGCTGGAGCGGAGCCTCTTCCTCAAGTATATCCTGGAGCCCTTTGAAGGGGAGCCTTTGCCTGTGGGCTCCCCGCACAGATTCAGCCAAGCCTCCTCGCCCCAGCACCTGGGCAGGGCCAGGCCCCATTCCTGGCAGAGTCGCACTGCTGCCTCCACCCCAGATGTCACTTCAGTTTTCAGGTCCCGCTCCCTGGTTAACAACCCGAGCAGAGGTGAGTCTCCCTGCCGCCACCCACTGCTGGAAGAAGGGAGCCCCTCCGACAGCAGCTGTCAGGAGCGGTCCCAGAAGAAAGCATTGGGTAAAGAACTGGATGTTGAGAAGGAGTCCAAGCAAGAGGCCTCGGTGGATTCGCCCCCAAAAGGAAGAGTGGGCACTTGGGGGGCTGCCGGAGAATGTGCTCAAGAAGCACAGCCACAGCAAGGCTGGTTGTCTGGCAACAGTTATAACCAGCTGGTGAAGCAGAACACAGACTTGCTGAAGGCCCTGAGGGAGCTGGAGCAGAGGTGCACTCGCCTCAGGGAAGAGAACACCCTGCTCAGGAGGAGCAGCTTCCCAGACAGAGTGAAATGGCTGAAAAGGAAGGCTGCCGAGCTGGCCGTCATCGCCCAGCGGCTGGACGAAAGCTCCAAGAAATTCCAAGAGCTCCGTCTGCTGAAGCTGTGCGAAAACCTTCGACGCGAGGTAGAGGAAAAACAGAAAAGGTGCGATGAGATTGAACTGAAACTTAATACCATGTTGAGCGAAAACGCCAGGTTATCTGAGGAAAACTCTCAACTCCAAAAggaaaacaagcaggaggaaAAGATTGAAAATGAAAATGCTGATCTGAAGGTGAAACTAATGCAGGCCACTGATGAGAGAAATTCTGCTGTTCAGTTGGCTGAAGGACTTGAAGCCAAAATAGAGAATTTAGAACAAGTAATCAAGGACATGAAACAGACAGCAGAACGTCAGCAGAGGTCAAAATCTGAACATGAGAAAACTTTACTGGAGCTgcaaaagaaggaagaagaaatacaGCGACTGCAGCAAgcacaaagagaaataaaaagacaCTATGAAGAAGAAGTACAGTTACTTGATGCTGAGGTGAATGAATTAGAAAATCATTATCATAGTCAAACAGAACATTTTGATCTTCTGTCTCAAGAACTTGAGCGACTACAAATTCAAAAGTCTGGGATTCTGGGATCAGAACTGTCTCAAGCAACATGCAGTTCCACAGGAACGAGCTGTCCCGAGAAATGGGAACAAGAGACCTACCATGCTCTCCATTGCAGTGACAGTACCAATGATGAAGACCGTGCATCCGTGGCTTCTGTTGATTTGATCAAAAGTCCTTCAAAACTGCGCGTTTTTTTAGCCCGAGACAGTTACGATCCTTTCAATGGCCCTAATAAGACTCCTGAGGCAGAACTTCCGCTAACAGCTGGAGAATATGTTTATGTGTGTGGAGATATGGATGAGGATGGTTTCTATGAAGGAGAGTTAATGGATGGCAGGAGAGGGATGGTACCCTCAAATATGGTTGAGGAAGTTGCAGGTAATGATCTAATTAGTTTCATTCCTTCGGAGCCAAGTGACATTTCCTATAACTCATTCCATGAAACCAGTTTCCCCTGCCAATGTGCTAGCAGTgacaggagaagcagcagcccagATGAAGAAGATGTGTGTGTGAGCCTTCTGTCTAAGACACCAGAAGGGACAGTACGTGACGCCCAGGCAGCAGTGCCTTATCCCCAAAATGTGACTCTTCTCAAACAGTCGGCAAGATCCATTGTTATAGGGTGGGATCCACCCCAAGTGCCCAAGAGCTGGGGAGAAGTACTGAGCTACAACATCTACGTCAATGCAGAGTTGCGTCAAAATGTGAAGGAAGGCAGTGAGATGAGGACAGTGATTGAGAACCTGGATTTAAAGTTGCAGACTTACCGAATCTCAGTTCAGAGTGTGACAGACAAAGGACATTCTGATGAAATGCAATGTACTTTCCTTGTAGGTAACACTTCCCATATTGCGCCAACTCTCCCAAACCTTCGGAACATcacagccacatcagcagaagtcACTTGGTTACCAAGCAACAGTAACTATACTCATGCAGTGTACCTTAATGAGAAGAAATATGGTGTGACAAAAGCAGGCGTCCACTGGTGTACTTTCCAAAACCTCAGGCCCAGCACTCGGTACAGCGTCAAAGTGGTACCTCTTGTGCCTAATGAAGCGTTGGTCTATCCTCAGAGGGGGTTGGAGCAGGGGTCAACAGAAGTTACATTTACTACTCCATCTGCGGGACCCCCCGATGCCCCCCTTGATGTCCAAGTCCACGCTGGTTCTTCTGCAGACTTTCTGGTTATTAACTGGTTACCAGTAACAATCCACGCATCAGGAACATCTAATGGGGTGCAAGTCATAGGCTACGCTATTTATGTCAGTGGACAGAAAGTAACCGAGATAATGTCACCAACAGCTGGGAGCGTATCCTTAGAAGTTTCCCAACTCAAGATGCTCCAAGGTCCTCAGACCGTTTCTGTAAGGACTGTTTCTCCGTTTGGGGAGTCTGGGGATTCTGTGCAAACTTTAATTCCGTCAACCCTGCTGAAAGTTCCTCACACTTTATTCTCAAAGTATGTTGCTTCTGGGCTTACTTTCAACGAATCCTTAGAATCTGAAGgcaggccagtccctgcaacaaCCTGTACATCTTCATCCAGCTTCTCTCACATGTGTGTGTCCAATCCAGATACCAGTTTCACTGCTCACTTCACTGCTAACTGCAAAGACTCAGTAGGTCCTATGCCCATGGACAGTATTTCTCAGAATCATAATCCCTTTTCTCACAGTCATACAATGACAACTTCTCACATTGTAAGAGATGAAAATAACGGAGATTCCATTTCGCAAATATCTGCTGGCAAGCAGACGTTACAGCAACCTTTTTCCGCATTGTGGCATGAAAGATCTGCCAATTCCACCCCAACAGTGGTAGAGGCATTTGCTGAAGAGGCTGACAAGGACGAAGATGTAGGTGCAAAGATCTGTCTTCAGGAAGCACCAGACAAATTCCCTGAGGACCAAATGGAGCAAATTCAACAACCATGCAAAGAACTCTCTATATTATCAGTGTCTGAACTTGAAGCACAGGAAGACAGAACATCAAGAACAGGAAGCTGGCGGAGTTCTCTTGGTGACTACAGCCATAACTCTGACCTTTCAGatatagaggaggaggaagaagaagaggaccaAGAGAGCAAACTGAGCATTTCTGGAGAACATGCCTGTGAGCCCCAGGGGAAAGCAGAATCTCCCATAGAACTGGCAAAAGACAAGATTATAACGATGACTTTGAGAGGAGATCAAACAGTGACACCCTCAGTGTCTAATTCTGGCCCCCGAAGGAATGTTGCTGCAGGAGATTCAGTCTGTGATGACTCCGAAAGAGTATTCGTAGCCCTTTTTGACTATGACCCCACTACTATGTCACCGAATTCTGATGCAGATGAAGAAGAGCTGCCATTTAAAAAGGGGCAGATTCTAAAAGTGATCGGTGACAAAGATGCTGATGGTTTTTACAGAGGTGAATGTGAAGGAAAAAAAGGGTTGATTCCCGGCAATATGGTCTCTGAAATGCGTATTGATAGTATGGAAGTAAAAAAACAGCTGTTAAAGAAAGCTTATGAAGGATGA